The stretch of DNA CTCGAGGCAGAAGGAAAACGAATACTCTACACAAGCGACTTCAACACCACAGACACAAGACTTCTAGAAGGCGCAAAAATGCAATACAACAATTTAGACGCCGTAATAATCGAAAGCACCTACGCAAACGAAGACCACACAGAACGCTTAGAACTCGAAAAACGCTTCGTAGACGAAACCACAGACGTCATCGAAAAAGGCGGAACAGTCCTCGTCCCAGCCTTCGGCGTTGGCAGATCACAAGAAATCGCATGCGTGCTAACAGCGCACCATTTTGAATATCCAATTTACATGGATGGAATGGCACGAGAAGCAAGCCGCATAATACTTAACTACAGAGAGTTTCTCAGAGACCCAAAACTCTTCAACGACACAATGCACACGGTTGAATGGATAGAAGGCTGGAGAGACCGCAGAAAAGCAACAAAAACACCATGCGTAATAATTTCTCCAGCTGGCATGCTCAAAGGTGGACCAGCAGTGTTTTACACGTCAAAAATAGGGAAAAAAGCACACAACGCCATTTTCTTAGTTAGTTATCAAATTCCTGGCACTCCCGGAAAAGAATTGTTGGAGAAAGGAGTGTGTTTGATTGATGGAAAAATGAGAAAGGTGAAGGCTCGAGTTCAACATTTCGACTTTTCCTCTCATTGCGGAGCAACTCAGCTTAAAGAAGCAGTTAAAGAACTTGGAGGAAACCCGAAGGTTTTTGTAGTTCACGGCGCAGAGGGAAACTGTGAACTTTTTGCAAAATGGATAAAGAACGAGTTAGGATTGGACGCTTCTGCTCCGAAAACTGGCGACGTAGTTAAGCTTTAACAAGTGGAACTATGAAAATTGGGATTCTACGGATTGGTCAAGTGGATTCTTACATAGCAGATAGAATTCAAGAGAATTTGAAAATGATTTTTCCAGAAGCAACATGCGTAGTTGTAGATGAGAAGATTGCAATTCCTAAAGAAGCCTTAGACAAGACGAGAAACCAATACCGCTCAGACATCATCCTGAACAGAATTCACGCTTACGCTGAAAAAGAAGAAACTTTGAATAGAATATTGGGAATCGTGGATGTAGACACCTTTGTTCCACAACTGAACTTCGTTTTCGGAGAAGCAGAATTCCCCGGAAAAGCAGCGTTGATATCACTGTGGAGATTAAGACCGGAATTTTATGGTAAACCCGCAAATGTGGAGCTTTTTGTGGAGAGAAGCACAAAGGAAGCAGTGCACGAGCTTGGACATACGCTGGGTTTGCGGCATTGCTCTAATCCGTTTTGTGTTATGTATTTTTCAAATTCCATTTTCGAAACTGACAGAAAACAAAGCTTATTCTGCAGTAAATGTTATCAGAAAGCTGAGAAAACCATCAAAGACATAGGTAAGCACATTGAACGATAAGTTTAAAGTTAAGCCTATACATTTGGCGCCTATTTTAGTAAGTCTCCTATTTGGGCTGTTGTGTGCTTTTCTGCTTTTGACGTTTTCCATGGAAATTTATGTGGTTACGCCATTTCCGGAAGGTGTTGGGTCGTTTGGTAACGCGTTTTATTTTGTTGTCTTAGTTGGAGTTGGCGCGTTGTTGCTGTATTTGCTTGTTAAGAGGAAAAGTCGTAGATTGATTAGTTTGGTTACTGGTTTTGCTTTGACAGTTGCGGTTTTTATGCTTTCGGTTGTTTACTTTTCGGCTATATTTTCTTTTTTTGCGGTCGCATATATCGATGTTTTGACTTTGGCGTTATCCTTGGTTGTGACAGTTTCTGCGTATTTTGCAATTTTTCGGGCTAGAAGTAGTGTTTATGATTTTACAGTTCTTTGTTTGGGTGGTGCTTTGGGGACTTTTTTGGGTTTTTCGATTCCAACTTTGAGTGCGCTGTTGATTTTGGGTTTTCTGGCGGTTTATGATGCTTTTGCCGTTTATTATGGACCTGTTGGAAAAATAGCTCGTAGTGGACTTGAACAATTGCGCGGTTTGAGTTTTTCTTTTAAGAATGTGCAGATGGGGTTGGGTGATTTGACTTTTTATTCCATGTTGAC from Candidatus Bathyarchaeota archaeon A05DMB-5 encodes:
- a CDS encoding MBL fold metallo-hydrolase; this translates as MTPLQIGFLGGTREVGRIAIAVKTEKTQVLLDYGVMLNHKPGFPMHVPPKDVDAVILTHSHLDHSGAVPIFYIHERKPLYTNKLNLELTQILIADFIHLSSYYLPFEYLELKTMTRSNKHIDYDKKEQIKDINFQLVNAGHTPGSASILLEAEGKRILYTSDFNTTDTRLLEGAKMQYNNLDAVIIESTYANEDHTERLELEKRFVDETTDVIEKGGTVLVPAFGVGRSQEIACVLTAHHFEYPIYMDGMAREASRIILNYREFLRDPKLFNDTMHTVEWIEGWRDRRKATKTPCVIISPAGMLKGGPAVFYTSKIGKKAHNAIFLVSYQIPGTPGKELLEKGVCLIDGKMRKVKARVQHFDFSSHCGATQLKEAVKELGGNPKVFVVHGAEGNCELFAKWIKNELGLDASAPKTGDVVKL
- a CDS encoding archaemetzincin family Zn-dependent metalloprotease, with protein sequence MKIGILRIGQVDSYIADRIQENLKMIFPEATCVVVDEKIAIPKEALDKTRNQYRSDIILNRIHAYAEKEETLNRILGIVDVDTFVPQLNFVFGEAEFPGKAALISLWRLRPEFYGKPANVELFVERSTKEAVHELGHTLGLRHCSNPFCVMYFSNSIFETDRKQSLFCSKCYQKAEKTIKDIGKHIER